From the genome of Oceanidesulfovibrio indonesiensis, one region includes:
- the fliM gene encoding flagellar motor switch protein FliM: protein MSKILAQDEVDILLRGLSGGEIEVESEVSEDDSGIVPFDLANQDRIIRGRMPVLEIVNDRFARLCTNALSNAVRKRVELNPISIDMTKFGDFMRSLPVPTSINIFKMDPLRGNAIMVVDSRLVFALVENFFGGTGSQPKIEGREFTGIEQAIVDRVIKIALDNMEESWRPVHDVNMELVRSEINPQFAAIVPPSDVVVVITFEVELENSIGSLVLCLPYATIEPIRSKLHASFQTERLEVDHAWVSRLKERLLETPVEMLVRFGRSKITGRQLLNLEEGDIILLDTDTDDLFEAEIEGVLKYHGITGTVKGNKAFQVINEEELRTT from the coding sequence ATGAGCAAGATTCTCGCACAGGACGAAGTCGACATTCTGTTGCGCGGCCTTTCCGGCGGCGAAATTGAGGTGGAGTCCGAGGTGTCCGAGGACGATTCCGGCATCGTGCCGTTCGACCTCGCCAACCAGGACCGCATCATCCGCGGCCGCATGCCCGTTCTGGAGATCGTCAACGATCGCTTCGCCCGGCTGTGCACCAACGCCTTGTCCAATGCCGTGCGCAAGCGCGTGGAGCTCAACCCGATCTCCATCGACATGACCAAATTCGGGGACTTCATGCGTTCGCTCCCCGTGCCCACGTCCATTAACATTTTCAAGATGGATCCGCTGCGCGGCAATGCCATCATGGTGGTGGATTCGCGACTCGTCTTCGCCCTCGTGGAAAATTTCTTCGGCGGCACCGGCTCCCAGCCCAAGATCGAGGGCAGGGAATTCACCGGCATCGAGCAAGCCATTGTGGACCGCGTCATCAAGATCGCTCTGGACAACATGGAGGAGTCCTGGCGGCCCGTGCACGACGTGAACATGGAACTGGTGCGCTCGGAGATCAATCCTCAGTTCGCGGCCATTGTGCCGCCCTCGGACGTGGTTGTGGTCATTACCTTTGAGGTCGAGTTGGAGAACTCTATCGGTTCCCTCGTGCTGTGCCTGCCGTACGCCACCATCGAACCCATCCGCTCCAAGCTGCACGCCAGCTTCCAGACCGAACGGCTGGAGGTGGACCACGCCTGGGTTTCACGGCTCAAGGAACGGCTCCTGGAAACGCCAGTGGAAATGCTGGTGCGATTCGGCCGCTCGAAAATTACCGGGCGGCAGTTGCTGAACCTGGAGGAAGGCGACATCATTCTGCTCGATACGGACACGGACGATCTGTTCGAGGCAGAGATCGAAGGCGTGCTCAAGTACCACGGCATCACCGGCACGGTGAAGGGCAACAAGGCCTTCCAGGTGATCAACGAGGAAGAGTTGCGCACCACGTGA
- a CDS encoding glutaredoxin family protein, whose protein sequence is MNVTVYALSTCIHCKNAKQYLDERKVPYEAIHVDKTEGDERKKLVEEVKKYNPACSFPTIVVNGGDRVIVGFRKNELEEALGL, encoded by the coding sequence GTGAACGTCACAGTCTACGCCCTTTCCACCTGCATCCACTGCAAGAACGCCAAGCAATATCTCGATGAACGCAAGGTCCCCTATGAAGCGATTCACGTGGACAAGACCGAGGGCGACGAACGCAAGAAGCTTGTCGAAGAGGTCAAAAAGTACAACCCTGCCTGCTCCTTCCCCACCATCGTGGTGAACGGCGGCGATCGCGTGATAGTTGGCTTCCGCAAGAATGAGCTCGAGGAGGCGCTGGGCTTATGA
- a CDS encoding pyridoxal-phosphate-dependent aminotransferase family protein, producing the protein MNTNDFTDLKLFITGPTYIRPEVRNAGSLPEFGHRDSEAVKRFGPIFENLAALAGLPEDSDYQVAIINGSGTCAMETTVRSLAGPDDIILSVSVGAFGDLFHKLAVTNGKNTETLHYEPGQAMDLASLERALDEVSPSLVLLTHNETSTGVANDVAAAVALVHAHGALAAVDGVSIFGGAPIDLPQMQPDIYATATQKSLGLPAGFGIAFVSPRAVAKAETVPHKGWITDLSAHLGRAAKKQTLTTPNTTLANQLAIQLDYILNEEGMENRFRRHIEMRDRVAEFIESLDGFELFAPEGYRSPTVTCVQVPQPLKAADLKNIKETMRARGYLFDPGYGKLNTAMEDSGRQPVFRIGHMGDTTMLMLEEFLAQLGPVLKEARG; encoded by the coding sequence ATGAACACGAACGATTTCACCGACCTGAAGCTTTTTATCACCGGCCCTACATATATCCGGCCCGAAGTCCGCAACGCCGGCTCGCTGCCTGAGTTCGGCCACCGCGATTCCGAGGCTGTCAAGCGATTCGGCCCCATCTTCGAAAACCTCGCCGCGCTGGCCGGCCTCCCGGAAGACTCCGACTACCAGGTCGCCATCATCAACGGCAGCGGCACCTGCGCCATGGAGACGACGGTTCGTTCACTGGCCGGACCGGACGACATCATCCTTTCCGTGTCCGTGGGCGCTTTCGGGGACCTCTTCCACAAACTCGCCGTGACCAACGGCAAGAACACGGAAACACTCCACTACGAGCCGGGCCAGGCCATGGATCTTGCCAGCCTGGAGCGCGCCTTGGACGAGGTGAGCCCCTCCCTGGTGCTGCTCACTCACAACGAGACTTCCACAGGCGTGGCCAACGACGTAGCCGCAGCCGTGGCGCTGGTGCACGCGCACGGCGCTCTCGCCGCCGTGGACGGCGTGTCCATCTTCGGCGGCGCTCCCATCGATCTGCCGCAAATGCAGCCGGACATTTATGCCACGGCTACACAGAAGAGCCTGGGCCTGCCGGCTGGTTTCGGCATCGCCTTTGTGAGCCCGAGGGCCGTGGCCAAGGCCGAGACTGTGCCGCACAAGGGCTGGATAACCGACCTTAGCGCGCATCTGGGCCGCGCCGCCAAAAAGCAGACCCTGACCACGCCCAACACTACGTTGGCCAACCAACTCGCCATCCAGCTGGACTATATCCTGAACGAAGAGGGCATGGAGAATCGTTTCCGGCGGCATATCGAAATGCGCGACCGCGTGGCAGAGTTCATCGAGAGCCTCGATGGATTCGAGCTTTTCGCGCCTGAGGGCTATCGTTCGCCCACGGTCACATGCGTGCAGGTTCCACAGCCGCTGAAGGCCGCGGACCTCAAGAACATCAAGGAGACCATGCGCGCCAGGGGATACTTGTTCGACCCCGGCTACGGCAAGCTGAACACGGCCATGGAGGACAGCGGCCGACAGCCGGTTTTCCGCATTGGCCACATGGGTGACACCACCATGCTCATGCTCGAAGAGTTTCTGGCGCAACTCGGCCCGGTGCTCAAAGAGGCGCGCGGCTAG
- a CDS encoding ferredoxin-thioredoxin reductase catalytic domain-containing protein: MTAQQLYQALKKIQEPKGCYFNRDLENMTMPLLESLLENKTRYGYMACPCRIASGDYEQDRDIICPCVYREPDMEEYGACFCGLYVTREWNNEPAEEHAYVPERRPPEKIVF, from the coding sequence ATGACCGCGCAGCAGTTGTACCAAGCCCTGAAGAAGATCCAGGAGCCCAAGGGCTGCTACTTCAACAGGGACCTCGAGAATATGACCATGCCGCTGCTCGAAAGTCTGCTGGAGAACAAGACTCGTTACGGCTACATGGCCTGCCCCTGTCGCATCGCCTCCGGTGACTACGAGCAGGACCGGGACATAATCTGCCCCTGCGTGTACCGCGAACCGGACATGGAAGAGTACGGCGCGTGCTTCTGCGGCCTGTACGTGACCCGGGAATGGAACAACGAACCCGCCGAGGAGCACGCATACGTGCCGGAGAGGCGACCTCCCGAGAAGATCGTGTTCTGA
- a CDS encoding FAD-binding and (Fe-S)-binding domain-containing protein, whose product MPHKGPHISIPSEQLVSRVLGLSPAELATWPESVRNLAAALSEELFLVRYNPFIDPSIVLNSVRSRFRQERASLSREYTKFLDRGIKRFWREFEDDVRFRKELKRRLGEALDRDSIDDRPASLVQASTDATDLRMALPMLVVMPKNTDEIQHVVKLANEMDFVIVPRGGGSGATGGAIPAHQRTVILSLAKCKEIIDIDEENSILCAQAGVITLQAIQAAAKKNLLLTVDPASKAASSLGGNISENAGGPFAFEYGTTLDNIYSYTMVTPTGEVIEVQRKDHPRHKILPSEDAVFEVFDANGALLRTISLPGDQIRGLNLGKDVTNKFLGGLPGVQKEGVDGIITKGCFILYPKLSRSRVLCLEFYGRSMHNAMLVIRDIVALRDAIRREGDLVKISALEEFGIKYVEAIEYQKKSDRYEGDPISVLIIQLDSDNAEALDQAAANIVDIVDPYDQVDVFTADDEREAELFWEDRHKLSAIAKRTSGFKINEDIVIPLDVIPDFSDFLEQLNLEYMAKAYRKALQEVSRLDGVAPDDDFIRMEMEFTSRISAGKVDAKDLTDAELQIQAGFFFLDLVSRYPDLEEKLLRIRDRMNATRIIIANHMHAGDGNCHVNLPVNSNDAEMLHNAEEAAARIFEKVLSLNGAVSGEHGIGITKISFLSEDKIAALKKYKKDVDPNNVLNTGKLTQKNPPVAPFTFSFNRLIEDIRMSGLPDKDRLISLLRSIQVCTRCGKCKQVCPMFYPQQSLIAHPRNKNISLGSLIEAVYYTQVSKGEPDAKLLGELKDLMEHCTGCGKCTSVCPVKIDTPRVILDMRAFLESKGAGGHPIKSGVLNYLARSPGQRVPKAAKRAAVGQNIANRTVGLIPARWRRHLETPLLQPGPRLGLKNLASGLHLERGSLFLPAHLAEAHARYTRRGAKEGEAPPIESVFYFPGCGGGLFYRTIGLATVMMLLDQGLGVVVPREHLCCGYPLLVNGSEEAFHTNQARNLYAMKKLLTDAATEGLNVRTMLTACGSCRDGLAHYELDLFLREELAHMDVAQFLLKRQIATGAKFMNGTEQAPPLLYHASCHAEWSGVAGPKASEAYRNGLEEITGRTVQLSPGCCGESGLGAVTAPGIYNRVRTRKKEQLANDLTSYPQDQPVIVGCPSCKIGVGRCLLALKNHQPVLHTMEFLAQSIYGPKWEKRIRKAAAASHPKESIRFIDLEEQTGKVEQPA is encoded by the coding sequence ATGCCACACAAGGGACCACATATCTCCATTCCATCGGAGCAACTCGTATCGCGCGTGCTGGGCCTCTCGCCCGCCGAGCTCGCCACATGGCCGGAGTCGGTGCGCAACCTCGCCGCCGCACTGTCCGAAGAGCTCTTCCTCGTGCGCTACAATCCGTTCATCGATCCGAGCATTGTGCTCAACTCCGTCCGCTCGCGTTTCCGCCAGGAGCGCGCTTCTCTCTCCCGGGAGTACACGAAATTCCTGGACAGGGGCATCAAACGCTTCTGGCGTGAGTTCGAGGACGATGTCCGCTTCCGCAAAGAGCTCAAACGCCGCCTGGGCGAAGCGCTGGACCGCGACTCCATCGACGACAGGCCCGCCTCCCTGGTGCAGGCTTCCACGGACGCCACGGACCTGCGCATGGCGTTGCCCATGCTCGTGGTCATGCCCAAGAACACGGACGAGATTCAACATGTGGTCAAGCTGGCCAACGAGATGGATTTCGTCATCGTGCCCCGCGGCGGCGGTTCCGGAGCCACGGGCGGCGCCATTCCCGCGCACCAGCGCACCGTCATCCTTTCCCTTGCCAAGTGCAAGGAGATCATCGACATAGACGAGGAAAACAGCATCCTCTGCGCCCAGGCCGGCGTCATTACATTGCAGGCCATCCAGGCCGCGGCCAAAAAGAACCTGCTGCTTACCGTGGACCCGGCCTCCAAGGCCGCCTCGTCGCTGGGCGGCAATATCTCGGAAAACGCCGGCGGCCCCTTCGCCTTCGAGTACGGCACCACACTGGACAACATCTACTCCTACACCATGGTGACCCCCACCGGAGAGGTCATCGAGGTGCAGCGCAAGGACCACCCCCGCCACAAGATTCTGCCCTCCGAGGACGCCGTCTTCGAGGTTTTCGACGCAAACGGCGCGCTCCTGCGCACCATCAGCCTGCCGGGCGACCAGATACGCGGGCTGAACCTGGGCAAGGACGTGACCAACAAGTTCCTTGGCGGCCTGCCGGGCGTGCAGAAAGAGGGTGTGGACGGCATCATCACCAAAGGATGCTTCATCCTCTACCCCAAGCTTTCGCGCTCCCGTGTGCTCTGCCTGGAGTTCTACGGCCGCTCCATGCACAACGCCATGCTTGTAATCCGCGACATCGTGGCCCTGCGCGACGCCATCCGCCGTGAAGGCGACCTGGTGAAGATCTCCGCCCTCGAAGAGTTCGGCATCAAGTACGTGGAGGCCATCGAATACCAGAAAAAGTCGGACCGATACGAGGGCGATCCCATCAGCGTGCTTATCATCCAGCTGGACTCGGACAACGCCGAGGCCCTGGACCAGGCTGCGGCAAACATCGTGGACATCGTGGACCCCTACGACCAGGTGGACGTTTTCACGGCGGACGACGAACGCGAGGCCGAGCTGTTCTGGGAGGATCGCCACAAGCTCTCGGCCATCGCCAAGCGCACCTCCGGCTTCAAGATCAACGAGGACATCGTCATCCCGCTCGACGTGATCCCGGATTTCTCGGACTTCCTCGAACAGCTCAACCTGGAATACATGGCCAAGGCCTACCGCAAGGCCCTCCAGGAAGTGAGCAGACTGGACGGCGTTGCCCCTGACGACGACTTCATCCGCATGGAGATGGAGTTCACCTCGCGCATTTCCGCCGGCAAGGTGGACGCCAAGGACCTGACCGACGCCGAATTGCAGATACAGGCCGGCTTCTTCTTCCTGGATCTCGTGTCCCGGTATCCGGACCTCGAAGAAAAGCTGCTGCGCATCCGCGATCGCATGAACGCCACGCGCATCATCATCGCCAACCACATGCATGCGGGCGACGGCAACTGCCACGTGAACCTGCCGGTGAACTCCAACGACGCTGAAATGCTGCACAATGCCGAGGAGGCCGCGGCGCGCATCTTTGAGAAGGTCCTCTCGCTCAATGGCGCCGTCTCCGGCGAACACGGCATCGGCATCACCAAGATCAGCTTCCTCTCCGAGGACAAGATCGCCGCGCTCAAAAAGTACAAGAAGGACGTGGATCCGAACAACGTGCTGAACACCGGCAAGCTCACCCAGAAGAATCCGCCGGTGGCGCCGTTCACCTTCTCCTTCAACCGGCTCATCGAGGACATCCGCATGAGCGGCCTGCCGGACAAGGACCGGCTCATCTCCCTGCTGCGCTCCATCCAGGTCTGCACCCGCTGCGGCAAGTGCAAGCAGGTCTGCCCGATGTTCTATCCGCAGCAGTCGCTCATCGCGCATCCGCGCAACAAGAACATCAGCCTGGGCTCGCTCATCGAGGCGGTCTACTACACCCAGGTCAGCAAGGGCGAGCCGGACGCCAAGCTGCTCGGCGAGCTCAAGGACCTTATGGAGCACTGCACCGGCTGCGGCAAGTGCACCTCCGTGTGTCCGGTGAAGATCGATACTCCGCGCGTCATCCTGGACATGCGCGCGTTCCTGGAATCCAAGGGCGCAGGCGGCCACCCCATCAAGTCCGGCGTGCTCAACTACCTGGCGCGCTCTCCCGGCCAGCGCGTGCCCAAGGCGGCAAAGCGCGCGGCCGTGGGGCAGAATATCGCCAACAGAACTGTGGGGCTCATCCCCGCGCGCTGGCGCCGGCATCTGGAAACGCCGCTGCTACAGCCGGGTCCACGCCTGGGGCTCAAGAACCTGGCGTCCGGCCTGCATCTGGAACGCGGCTCGCTGTTCCTGCCCGCGCATTTGGCCGAGGCCCATGCGCGCTACACCAGGCGAGGCGCCAAGGAAGGCGAGGCGCCGCCCATCGAGTCGGTCTTTTACTTCCCGGGGTGCGGCGGCGGGCTCTTCTACCGCACCATCGGCCTGGCCACGGTGATGATGCTCCTGGACCAGGGGCTCGGCGTGGTCGTCCCGCGCGAGCATCTGTGCTGCGGCTACCCGCTGCTCGTCAACGGCAGCGAGGAGGCGTTCCACACCAACCAGGCGCGCAACCTCTACGCCATGAAGAAGCTGCTCACCGACGCCGCCACGGAAGGCCTCAACGTGCGGACCATGCTGACCGCCTGCGGCTCCTGCCGCGACGGCCTGGCGCACTACGAGCTGGACCTCTTCCTGCGCGAGGAGCTTGCGCACATGGATGTGGCCCAATTCCTGCTCAAACGCCAGATCGCTACCGGCGCGAAGTTCATGAACGGCACCGAACAGGCGCCGCCGCTGTTGTACCACGCCTCCTGCCACGCGGAATGGTCAGGCGTGGCCGGTCCCAAGGCCTCGGAAGCATACCGCAACGGCCTGGAGGAAATCACCGGCCGCACGGTGCAGCTCTCGCCCGGATGCTGCGGCGAGTCCGGTCTGGGCGCGGTCACGGCTCCCGGCATCTACAACCGGGTGCGCACCCGCAAGAAGGAGCAGCTCGCAAACGACCTGACGTCCTACCCTCAGGACCAGCCCGTCATCGTCGGCTGCCCATCCTGCAAGATCGGCGTGGGCCGTTGCCTGCTGGCTCTCAAAAACCACCAGCCCGTGCTGCACACCATGGAGTTCCTCGCGCAATCGATATACGGACCCAAGTGGGAGAAGCGCATCCGCAAGGCGGCCGCCGCGTCCCACCCCAAGGAATCCATCCGCTTCATCGATCTGGAGGAACAGACCGGCAAGGTGGAACAACCCGCATAG
- a CDS encoding AzlC family ABC transporter permease gives MKHDPSASSRTAGSSAATAPARETTSWAGAFSLTLPIILGYVPVGFAYGVLAREHGLDPVNAVLMSVIVFAGSAQLIAVGLLGVGASALSVIATTFVVNLRHLLMSAALGPRLAGWPKPRIALFGFQLTDETFALHASRFTANPAAAEDTTGVLRCNMLAHGAWVAGTVLGVAASDLVADTGRVGLDFALPAMFIALLVAQIRDRIHVVVALLSGGLSLLFFDVGLTRWNVMAATVLGALAGLALSRLRSDV, from the coding sequence ATGAAACACGATCCGTCGGCTTCGAGCCGGACCGCCGGTTCTTCCGCTGCCACCGCCCCGGCCCGTGAGACCACCTCATGGGCCGGGGCGTTCTCTCTGACCCTGCCCATCATCCTGGGCTACGTGCCCGTGGGCTTCGCCTACGGCGTCCTGGCGCGCGAGCACGGACTGGACCCGGTGAACGCGGTGCTCATGTCGGTCATAGTCTTTGCCGGCTCGGCGCAGCTCATAGCGGTGGGACTGCTGGGCGTCGGGGCCTCGGCCCTCTCGGTCATCGCCACGACATTCGTGGTCAACCTGCGCCACCTGCTGATGTCCGCTGCGCTGGGACCACGGCTCGCGGGCTGGCCCAAACCGCGCATCGCCCTCTTCGGGTTCCAACTCACAGACGAGACCTTCGCTCTGCACGCCTCGCGCTTCACCGCCAATCCGGCGGCGGCCGAGGATACGACAGGCGTCCTGCGCTGCAACATGCTGGCTCATGGCGCCTGGGTCGCCGGTACGGTGCTCGGCGTGGCGGCAAGCGACCTTGTGGCCGATACCGGGCGTGTGGGGCTGGACTTCGCCCTGCCCGCCATGTTCATCGCCCTGCTGGTGGCGCAGATACGCGACCGCATCCACGTTGTCGTGGCGCTTCTCAGCGGCGGCCTGTCCCTGCTCTTCTTCGATGTCGGCCTGACTCGCTGGAACGTGATGGCGGCGACCGTCCTGGGCGCGCTTGCCGGCCTCGCGCTCTCCAGGCTCAGGAGCGACGTATGA
- a CDS encoding MCE family protein — protein sequence MVKRIHSRLLACLLCILAASWLTACDEVGIGSMCMPLLSRQVQVTMDQAMDLPVPSPVMLEGIKIGEVRSKDLMPDNQPILKLCIEKGRLDNLRKMTIFYVDRSASAPVLVAEPIADSGPLDTQAKTLMFPGFSSYDKYVAWRTKNIIRQGVNEMLDAFGKLLGPEASPQPEPAPSSPPPPEGEAKTM from the coding sequence ATGGTCAAACGGATTCACAGCCGACTGCTTGCCTGCCTTTTGTGCATTCTGGCTGCATCGTGGCTCACCGCGTGCGACGAGGTGGGCATCGGCTCCATGTGCATGCCGTTGCTCTCCCGGCAAGTGCAGGTCACCATGGATCAGGCCATGGATCTTCCAGTACCGTCACCTGTCATGCTCGAAGGCATCAAGATCGGCGAAGTGCGCTCCAAGGATCTCATGCCCGACAATCAGCCCATCCTCAAGCTTTGCATAGAGAAAGGTCGGCTGGACAATCTGCGAAAAATGACCATTTTCTACGTGGATCGTAGCGCTTCTGCTCCTGTGCTGGTCGCGGAACCCATTGCCGATTCCGGCCCCCTGGACACCCAGGCCAAGACTCTGATGTTCCCTGGATTTTCTTCGTACGACAAATACGTGGCCTGGCGCACCAAGAACATCATCCGCCAGGGAGTGAACGAAATGCTCGACGCCTTCGGCAAACTTCTGGGCCCGGAAGCGTCTCCACAGCCGGAACCGGCTCCCTCTTCCCCGCCCCCTCCAGAGGGCGAGGCGAAGACCATGTAG
- the ruvX gene encoding Holliday junction resolvase RuvX: MKYLAVDYGEKRVGLAVSDPAGKLAFPFKTLHNHGKKALADELVALMDEHAVDAVVIGLPVPEQGLSTDQALNAVAEAPEDSTLVMRQIRNLAASLARRTDRPILFEDETLSSFDAEETLKARGLSGTALAEVVDQQAAVHILETYLARGENL; this comes from the coding sequence ATGAAGTACCTGGCAGTGGACTACGGGGAAAAACGGGTGGGCCTGGCAGTGAGCGACCCTGCCGGAAAGCTGGCTTTTCCCTTCAAAACATTGCATAATCATGGGAAAAAGGCGCTTGCCGATGAGCTCGTCGCGCTCATGGACGAGCATGCCGTGGACGCCGTGGTAATCGGGCTGCCCGTGCCTGAACAGGGTCTTTCCACAGACCAGGCCCTGAATGCCGTGGCCGAGGCGCCCGAAGACTCGACCCTGGTTATGCGGCAGATAAGGAACCTCGCTGCCAGCCTGGCGCGCCGCACGGACCGGCCAATCCTCTTCGAGGACGAGACCCTGAGCTCGTTCGACGCCGAGGAAACCCTGAAAGCCCGTGGCCTGTCCGGCACGGCGCTTGCCGAGGTAGTGGATCAGCAAGCCGCCGTTCACATTCTGGAGACGTACCTCGCCCGCGGCGAGAACCTTTGA
- the mltG gene encoding endolytic transglycosylase MltG, with protein MRKLILALVALFLLIIIGISGTALYEAHRFLNTPPEMPGREVTVIIEPGTTFDAVSRMLAEQNLVTDANYFAMYGKWEKAAGSIQAGEFVMNTSWTPSKVLDTLLRGKPIMYKLALREGLTWWETAAVIENTGYANATEIKDLVHDPELLDKYDIPFDSAEGFLFPDTYLLTRKESQDPRFIVELLLKTFWKNAEKVWPDGKPDAETLKKVVILASVVEKETGVPEERGTIAGVFAKRLERRMPLQADPTIIYGLGTAFDGNITRRHLEDSGNPYNTYRHGGLPPGPICSPGLDALLAAANPEDHDYLYFVSKGDGSHQFSTNLRQHNNAVRKYQLKR; from the coding sequence ATGCGCAAGCTCATTCTCGCCCTTGTGGCGCTCTTTCTGCTGATCATCATTGGCATCTCCGGCACCGCGCTTTATGAAGCGCACCGCTTCCTGAACACGCCGCCCGAGATGCCCGGCCGCGAAGTCACAGTCATCATCGAGCCCGGCACCACATTCGACGCCGTGTCGCGCATGCTCGCCGAACAGAATCTCGTGACGGACGCCAACTATTTCGCCATGTACGGCAAGTGGGAAAAGGCCGCGGGATCCATCCAGGCCGGCGAATTCGTCATGAACACCAGCTGGACTCCGTCCAAAGTTCTGGACACACTGCTGCGGGGCAAGCCCATCATGTACAAGCTTGCCCTGCGTGAAGGGCTCACCTGGTGGGAGACGGCCGCGGTCATCGAAAACACCGGCTACGCCAACGCCACCGAGATCAAGGACCTTGTCCACGACCCCGAACTGCTGGACAAGTACGACATTCCGTTCGATTCGGCCGAGGGCTTTCTTTTTCCGGATACGTACCTGCTCACGCGCAAGGAATCGCAGGATCCCAGATTCATCGTAGAGTTGCTGCTCAAGACTTTCTGGAAAAATGCGGAAAAGGTCTGGCCCGACGGAAAGCCCGATGCCGAGACCCTCAAGAAAGTCGTGATTCTCGCCTCCGTGGTGGAGAAAGAGACAGGCGTCCCGGAAGAACGCGGCACCATCGCCGGTGTCTTTGCCAAGCGGCTCGAACGAAGGATGCCGCTGCAGGCCGACCCCACGATCATCTACGGCCTGGGCACCGCATTCGACGGCAACATCACCCGCCGCCACCTCGAAGATTCCGGCAATCCCTACAATACGTACCGTCACGGCGGCCTGCCGCCCGGTCCCATCTGCTCGCCCGGACTGGACGCCCTGCTCGCTGCTGCAAATCCCGAAGATCACGACTATCTCTACTTCGTTTCCAAAGGCGACGGCTCGCACCAGTTCTCCACGAACCTGCGCCAGCACAACAATGCCGTACGCAAGTACCAGCTGAAGCGGTAA
- a CDS encoding AzlD domain-containing protein, giving the protein MNLEPVELFLVLAGMAGVTYLPRLIPALFFASRSLPPALERFLSFVPTAVLAALLAPSILVSEGSVRIGLAENVFLWASVPAFVMAWRFKSFFGAVILGMATVALARFFLG; this is encoded by the coding sequence ATGAACCTCGAACCTGTGGAGCTGTTCCTGGTCCTCGCAGGCATGGCCGGCGTCACGTATCTTCCGCGGCTCATCCCGGCGCTGTTTTTCGCCTCGCGCAGCCTGCCGCCCGCCCTGGAACGTTTTCTCTCCTTTGTGCCCACGGCAGTGCTCGCCGCCCTGCTGGCGCCCAGCATCCTGGTGTCCGAGGGAAGCGTGCGCATCGGCCTGGCGGAGAACGTCTTCCTGTGGGCCTCCGTTCCGGCGTTCGTCATGGCCTGGCGGTTCAAGAGCTTCTTCGGCGCGGTTATTCTGGGCATGGCCACGGTCGCACTGGCGCGGTTCTTTCTTGGGTGA